One genomic region from Saprospiraceae bacterium encodes:
- a CDS encoding LptF/LptG family permease: MIRLTGRFKKIDLLLISSFLPPMVLSFLIALFVLTMQFFWLYIDEIMGKGVSILQIIELVSYLTVSFVPLALPMGVLLASVMVFGNLGERYELSSMKSAGVSLTRIMAPLALVSAFVAIVSFLSSNYIIPKSNLKFLTRLYDIRRQKPALAIEPGVFNDDFFGYSIYVGKKLKDKKSIEDIIVYDQSQSSDRILCTTAKTGMMYTTDHGNRFVLELYNGEEVEEPPTRYREGGYKNYPLMRTRFTKYVKSFDLQEFDINATDESRFSDNQKMLSNRQLLVQIDTIRKLILSGEKKVGLGITKMFDDKSTTAYVPDQHAEFEADSLQEADSSSKKM; encoded by the coding sequence ATGATCCGATTGACCGGTAGGTTTAAAAAAATCGACCTATTGTTGATATCTTCTTTTTTGCCACCGATGGTGCTTTCTTTTTTGATAGCCCTGTTTGTACTCACGATGCAGTTTTTTTGGCTTTACATCGATGAGATCATGGGCAAAGGAGTAAGTATCCTGCAAATTATTGAGCTGGTCAGTTATCTTACCGTGTCGTTTGTACCATTGGCACTACCGATGGGAGTATTATTGGCCTCAGTCATGGTATTTGGCAATCTTGGGGAACGGTATGAGCTGTCCAGTATGAAGTCGGCTGGTGTAAGTCTGACGAGGATCATGGCTCCCCTGGCTTTGGTATCTGCTTTTGTGGCGATTGTTTCATTTTTGTCTTCAAATTATATTATTCCAAAATCCAACCTTAAGTTTCTAACCAGGTTATATGATATCAGGAGACAGAAACCTGCCTTAGCTATTGAGCCAGGCGTATTCAATGATGATTTTTTTGGATATTCTATCTATGTTGGTAAAAAGCTTAAGGACAAAAAATCGATCGAGGATATCATTGTATACGATCAAAGCCAATCATCAGACAGGATACTGTGCACTACTGCCAAGACAGGAATGATGTACACCACAGATCATGGCAATCGGTTCGTTTTGGAATTATATAATGGGGAGGAGGTCGAAGAACCACCTACCCGGTATCGGGAAGGCGGGTATAAAAACTACCCATTGATGCGTACTCGTTTTACCAAGTATGTCAAATCGTTTGACTTGCAGGAGTTTGATATCAATGCCACCGACGAGAGTCGTTTTTCTGACAATCAAAAAATGTTGAGCAACCGACAGCTGCTTGTACAAATAGATACCATTAGAAAACTCATCCTGAGCGGAGAAAAGAAGGTAGGCTTGGGCATTACTAAAATGTTTGATGATAAAAGCACAACCGCATATGTCCCGGACCAGCATGCTGAATTCGAAGCGGATTCTTTACAGGAAGCCGACTCCTCATCTAAAAAAATGTGA
- a CDS encoding LptF/LptG family permease: protein MITGDKVDTFIAGKAVPGNSMDTTSIPDTSKSQAVDEAGVPEATRLIDSINSARGVEARLHLDRRPDSVEIDLQPGVKVAHLYELLDSARKGKIFKETGTAANLVQSEIINVLYTLQSYRKKEVLHWQQYYQKITLALACIIFMFIGAPMGAIVRKGGFGYPLLIAIIFFIVYIMGSKMFEKFTDSFVLNVHIGMWLTTLIISLCGLYLTYRASRDMSSNVVSNIQEKLTKWFSPKKKNRETAAFKK from the coding sequence GTGATTACCGGCGACAAGGTGGACACCTTTATCGCAGGCAAAGCCGTGCCCGGGAATAGTATGGATACAACTTCTATACCAGACACTAGCAAAAGCCAGGCGGTAGACGAAGCTGGTGTGCCTGAAGCAACCCGGCTCATCGACAGCATTAATTCTGCCAGGGGAGTGGAAGCCAGGCTTCATTTAGACCGAAGACCGGATTCCGTCGAGATTGATCTTCAGCCTGGAGTCAAAGTTGCACACTTATATGAACTGCTGGATAGCGCCAGAAAAGGCAAGATCTTTAAAGAGACCGGCACTGCGGCCAATCTCGTTCAGTCTGAAATCATCAATGTGCTGTATACTTTGCAATCTTATCGAAAAAAAGAGGTTTTGCATTGGCAACAATATTACCAAAAAATCACTTTGGCGCTGGCCTGTATTATTTTCATGTTTATTGGCGCACCGATGGGGGCTATTGTGAGAAAAGGTGGGTTTGGATATCCGCTGTTGATAGCGATTATATTTTTTATTGTGTATATCATGGGTTCCAAAATGTTCGAAAAGTTCACCGATTCATTTGTACTCAATGTCCATATTGGCATGTGGCTTACGACGCTCATCATCTCTCTCTGCGGACTTTATCTGACATACAGAGCTTCCAGGGATATGTCTTCCAACGTAGTGTCTAATATCCAGGAAAAGCTTACAAAATGGTTTTCGCCTAAGAAAAAGAATCGGGAGACCGCCGCATTTAAAAAGTAG
- a CDS encoding RNA polymerase sigma factor — MDQLEFRDFVEANQNKIFRFAMRLVQREEEAKDIVQDVLIKIWGRRDEIDKIENLDGWMFTVTRNLCIDRIRARKTHLDINTQYQVEDKQDNPHEQTAKGQLMNLIKKLINEMPEKQKMVIHLRDIEGLSYDEIATSCGIPLAQVKVNLHRARISLKEKILQSGLYGQL, encoded by the coding sequence ATGGATCAGTTGGAATTCCGAGACTTTGTCGAGGCTAATCAGAATAAAATCTTTCGATTCGCCATGCGGCTGGTACAAAGAGAAGAAGAAGCCAAGGACATAGTACAAGATGTATTGATAAAAATATGGGGTCGGCGGGATGAAATAGATAAAATAGAGAATCTCGATGGTTGGATGTTTACAGTCACCAGGAATCTCTGCATAGACCGCATAAGGGCTCGAAAAACCCATTTAGACATCAATACACAATATCAGGTGGAGGACAAACAAGACAATCCGCATGAACAAACAGCTAAAGGTCAACTGATGAACTTGATAAAAAAATTGATCAACGAAATGCCAGAGAAACAAAAGATGGTGATCCATCTCAGAGATATCGAAGGACTATCCTACGACGAGATAGCCACATCTTGCGGTATTCCCCTCGCCCAGGTCAAAGTCAACCTTCACCGAGCCAGAATAAGTTTGAAAGAAAAAATTTTACAATCAGGACTGTATGGACAACTCTAA
- a CDS encoding T9SS type A sorting domain-containing protein has protein sequence MFIYSCSSAPEFEEREEQSGAGQALESWVNARFAGDQTYNANSLLTAYNSTKQHNRGLDRAKWTSLGPKNIGGRTLCLAFHPTDPNVIYAGSASGGLWKTSSSGIGYHGWVQVPINLPVYSVASILIDPKNPNTIYLGTGEVYNKSHSMPGIVDRFTRGTYGMGIIKTEDGGLTWKQILPLTQNIISGVQDLEFDPYDNHIIYAATTEGLFKTTNQGAHWSLIHNVPMAVDVDVNPVNPEIIYVTHGSYDDNNISGIFRSNNSGNSFIKLQNGLPNSYSGKAKLAISKSNPDILFASVANAESSLGLFMSVDAGNSWDKMSSSDVANVQGWYSHDIAIHPTNPNFLSYVGQNAYISDARGSNFINVSSWDAGDMGRVPVGGSEGINIYIHADIHATYFHPSRNNEIYFATDGGIFMSPDLGANFEGRNGGYQTSQFYANFSASKSDSKFAIGGMQDNGTAIYDGQDGWIKVIGGDGMSTAINTSNENIIYGTYQYFGLSRSLDKGKTFEMLRPLNNAFVSEAKSFNTPFEVVAALPNTIYAGAQKVYINENNGNPANWRALHSTPLESHSTILALGVSSLDPSLMLASTVSPDDMAPPKLFRSTNGGSSWTQVPGLPAKAAMDISFDPQNSQTVYVVFSGFGYGTHVYKSTDAGSSWKNIDNGLPDVPTNCITINPKQNKELYLGNDLGVFLSTDGGLSWERFMQGLPEAVMAMSIHISAQADLIKVATHGNGVYESPLAISIPTKEIENQNIKNFVISPNPATSHVRATISLTSSADLHLDIIDLQGRTVQSIRRNQILPGNQSIELQLSNISPGIYTVVLKGQILGDDSSFYLSRKLVKK, from the coding sequence ACAATAGAGGACTGGATAGGGCAAAATGGACATCCCTGGGTCCTAAAAACATAGGCGGTCGTACACTGTGTCTTGCATTTCATCCAACAGATCCAAATGTGATCTATGCCGGCTCGGCCAGTGGAGGCCTCTGGAAAACATCATCCTCTGGGATAGGGTACCATGGTTGGGTGCAGGTGCCCATCAATCTTCCTGTGTATTCAGTTGCATCTATCTTGATCGATCCCAAAAATCCCAATACCATTTATTTGGGTACCGGTGAAGTATATAATAAAAGTCATTCAATGCCTGGCATAGTGGATAGATTTACCAGAGGCACCTATGGTATGGGGATTATCAAAACTGAAGATGGCGGACTCACCTGGAAGCAAATATTGCCTTTAACTCAAAATATCATATCTGGAGTACAAGACCTCGAGTTTGATCCTTATGACAATCATATTATCTATGCAGCTACCACTGAAGGCCTTTTCAAAACTACCAATCAAGGAGCACACTGGTCACTGATCCATAATGTGCCAATGGCAGTAGATGTAGATGTCAATCCCGTCAATCCAGAAATCATCTATGTCACTCACGGTAGTTACGATGATAATAACATCAGTGGAATATTCAGATCTAACAATTCGGGCAATAGTTTTATAAAACTGCAAAATGGATTGCCAAATAGTTATTCAGGCAAGGCAAAACTGGCCATCAGTAAATCCAATCCTGATATTCTATTTGCTTCTGTCGCCAATGCTGAGTCTTCTTTAGGACTGTTTATGAGTGTAGATGCGGGCAATTCATGGGACAAAATGAGCAGTAGTGATGTAGCCAATGTACAGGGATGGTATTCCCACGATATAGCCATTCATCCTACTAATCCCAACTTCCTGTCTTATGTGGGACAAAACGCTTATATCTCGGATGCCCGAGGCTCTAACTTTATAAACGTAAGCAGTTGGGATGCCGGTGATATGGGGAGAGTACCGGTAGGTGGATCAGAAGGCATCAATATCTATATACATGCTGATATACATGCTACTTATTTTCACCCGAGCAGAAATAATGAAATCTATTTTGCCACAGATGGAGGTATATTCATGTCTCCTGATCTGGGAGCCAATTTTGAAGGACGCAACGGTGGCTATCAGACCTCGCAATTTTATGCCAATTTTTCTGCTTCCAAATCTGACTCAAAATTTGCCATCGGTGGCATGCAAGATAATGGTACGGCGATCTATGACGGGCAGGATGGGTGGATAAAAGTAATCGGAGGTGATGGCATGTCTACTGCTATTAATACCAGCAACGAAAATATTATTTACGGGACCTACCAATACTTTGGTTTGAGCCGATCACTAGACAAAGGCAAGACCTTTGAAATGTTGAGACCTTTAAACAATGCTTTTGTGTCCGAAGCCAAATCCTTCAATACACCTTTTGAAGTGGTAGCTGCCTTGCCCAATACAATTTATGCAGGTGCTCAAAAAGTTTATATCAATGAAAATAACGGCAATCCTGCTAATTGGCGAGCACTGCATAGCACGCCACTAGAAAGCCATTCAACAATCCTGGCACTCGGTGTCTCTTCCTTAGATCCAAGCCTAATGTTGGCCTCCACAGTATCCCCTGATGACATGGCCCCTCCAAAGTTGTTCAGAAGCACCAATGGTGGATCTTCCTGGACCCAGGTACCAGGCTTACCGGCTAAGGCAGCCATGGATATCAGTTTTGATCCTCAAAATAGTCAAACTGTATATGTTGTTTTTTCTGGCTTTGGATATGGTACTCATGTATACAAATCCACCGATGCTGGGAGTAGCTGGAAAAATATAGACAACGGATTGCCGGATGTACCCACCAATTGTATTACTATAAACCCAAAACAAAATAAAGAGCTTTATCTGGGAAATGACCTGGGAGTGTTTTTATCAACCGATGGTGGACTTTCTTGGGAACGTTTTATGCAAGGACTGCCCGAGGCAGTGATGGCTATGAGCATTCATATATCTGCCCAGGCAGACTTGATCAAAGTGGCTACACATGGCAATGGAGTATATGAGAGTCCTTTAGCCATCAGTATTCCAACTAAAGAAATAGAAAATCAAAATATTAAAAATTTTGTGATCAGCCCCAACCCGGCTACTTCCCATGTCCGCGCCACCATCTCACTGACCTCTTCTGCTGATCTTCACCTTGATATCATAGACCTTCAGGGCAGGACCGTCCAAAGCATTCGCAGGAACCAAATATTACCTGGCAATCAATCTATCGAGCTTCAACTTTCCAATATCAGTCCAGGCATCTACACTGTTGTTTTAAAAGGTCAAATCCTGGGGGATGACAGCAGTTTTTATTTGTCCAGAAAACTTGTCAAAAAGTAA